A single genomic interval of Leptotrichia trevisanii DSM 22070 harbors:
- the lacG gene encoding 6-phospho-beta-galactosidase produces MSKKLPEDFIFGGATAAYQAEGAIKIDGKGPVAWDKFLEENYWYTAEPASDFYHQYPVDLKLCEEFGINGIRISIAWSRVFPNGYGEVNPKGVEFYHKLFAECKKRNVEPFVTLHHFDTPEVLHSNGDFLNRENIEHFVNYAKFCFEEFSEVNYWTTFNEIGPIGDGQYLVGKFPPGIKYDFEKLFQSHHNMVLAHAKAVNLFKKNGYHGEIGMVCALPTKYPYDPNNPKDVRAAELDDIIHNKFILDATFKGEYSKDTMEGVNHILKVNGGKLDLREEDFEILKAAKDLNDFLGINYYMSDWMAEYDGETEIIHNATGNKGSSKYQIKGVGQRKANESIPRTDWDWIIYPQGLYDQISRVKRDYPNYKKIYITENGLGYKDVFEDNTVYDNARIDYIRQHLEVISDAIRDGANVKGYFLWSLMDVFSWSNGYEKRYGLFYVDFETQKRYPKKSAYWYKKVAETKEV; encoded by the coding sequence TAAATTTTTAGAAGAAAACTATTGGTATACGGCAGAACCTGCGAGTGATTTTTATCATCAATATCCAGTTGATTTGAAACTTTGCGAAGAATTCGGTATAAATGGAATAAGAATTTCAATTGCATGGTCTAGAGTTTTCCCAAATGGATATGGTGAAGTAAATCCTAAAGGAGTGGAATTTTACCATAAACTGTTTGCAGAATGTAAAAAAAGAAATGTTGAACCATTTGTAACACTTCATCATTTTGATACACCCGAGGTTTTGCACTCCAACGGAGATTTTTTAAATCGTGAAAATATAGAGCACTTTGTAAATTATGCAAAATTCTGTTTTGAAGAATTTAGTGAAGTAAACTATTGGACAACATTTAATGAAATAGGACCAATTGGAGATGGTCAATATCTTGTTGGGAAATTTCCTCCAGGAATAAAATATGATTTTGAAAAATTGTTTCAGTCACATCATAATATGGTTTTAGCACACGCAAAAGCAGTTAATTTATTTAAGAAAAATGGCTATCACGGAGAAATAGGAATGGTTTGTGCATTGCCAACAAAATATCCCTATGATCCAAATAATCCAAAAGATGTGAGAGCAGCTGAATTGGACGACATCATTCATAACAAATTTATTTTGGATGCTACTTTTAAAGGTGAATATTCAAAGGATACAATGGAAGGTGTAAATCACATTTTAAAAGTCAATGGAGGGAAATTAGATTTAAGAGAAGAAGATTTCGAAATATTAAAAGCTGCAAAAGATTTGAATGATTTTCTTGGAATAAATTATTATATGAGTGACTGGATGGCTGAATATGATGGTGAAACTGAAATTATTCACAACGCAACAGGAAATAAAGGAAGTTCCAAATATCAAATAAAAGGCGTGGGACAAAGAAAAGCCAATGAAAGTATCCCAAGAACTGACTGGGACTGGATAATTTATCCGCAAGGTCTTTATGATCAAATCTCAAGAGTTAAAAGAGATTATCCAAATTACAAAAAAATCTATATTACTGAAAATGGTTTAGGCTATAAAGATGTTTTTGAAGACAATACAGTATATGACAATGCAAGAATAGATTACATAAGACAACATTTGGAAGTGATTTCAGATGCAATAAGAGATGGAGCGAATGTAAAAGGATATTTCTTATGGTCATTAATGGATGTATTTTCTTGGTCTAATGGCTATGAAAAAAGATATGGATTATTCTATGTTGACTTTGAAACACAAAAACGTTATCCGAAGAAAAGTGCTTACTGGTATAAAAAGGTAGCGGAAACAAAAGAAGTCTAA
- a CDS encoding CopY/TcrY family copper transport repressor yields MKENCKLDKKQHITDAEWEVMRVVWANSEVTSKFVAEVLCEKMNWKQATIKTLLNRLLEKNILKKREIGNKYIYSTDFTEKEVANSYILGTFDKICKTKVGEMIGKVIENSELSFSDLDLILKAVEKKRKTAVEEVLCDCVEGQCNCEHNGHKHI; encoded by the coding sequence ATGAAAGAAAACTGTAAACTTGATAAAAAACAGCATATAACCGATGCAGAATGGGAAGTAATGCGTGTTGTGTGGGCAAATAGTGAAGTTACAAGCAAGTTTGTAGCAGAGGTGCTTTGTGAGAAAATGAACTGGAAGCAGGCTACAATAAAGACATTATTAAATCGGCTGTTGGAAAAGAATATTTTGAAAAAGAGGGAAATTGGGAACAAGTATATTTATTCGACAGATTTTACAGAAAAAGAAGTGGCTAATAGTTATATATTGGGAACTTTTGATAAAATTTGTAAAACGAAAGTTGGAGAAATGATAGGGAAAGTTATTGAGAACAGTGAACTGAGTTTTAGCGACTTGGACTTGATTTTGAAGGCTGTGGAGAAAAAGAGGAAAACGGCTGTGGAAGAAGTTTTGTGTGATTGTGTTGAAGGGCAGTGTAATTGTGAACATAATGGGCATAAGCATATTTAA
- a CDS encoding heavy metal translocating P-type ATPase — MAEKNYTVTGMSCAACANAVEKALNKNTDISASVNIATEKLNIEYDEKKYDFDKIREIVESAGYGLVEDMTEDKKMELYQEKITSLKNRLILAVIFVVPLLYISMGHMLGAALPEFLNPKVNALNFALAQFVLTLPIIYAGRDFFSHGFKNLVRKSPTMDSLIAIGATAAVLYGIYATFRIVTVDPEAHMDLYYESAGTIITLILFGKLLEAKTKGQTSSAIKKLIGLQPKKAKIIENGAEKEVLIENLKVGDIVIVKPGEKIAVDGRIVEGATSVDESMLTGESLPVSKKVGDKVVGGSINKNGSIRFEATEIGKNTVLSQIIKLVEEAQGSKAPISRMADIVAAYFVPIVIGIAIITGIAWFLSGSGLVIALSFFIAVLVIACPCALGLATPTSIMVGTGKGAENGILIKSGEALETAHKIKTVVFDKTGTITKGKPVLTDLIAYGNYNENELLKIAASVENDSEHPLAEAIVNEAKEKNIEIKPYEKFRAMPGYGIRATFEGKEVQIGNRKLMENRKINVEISQKDYDILSNEGKTPMYISIDNELAGLVAVADVIKETSKEAIEKLKKMGIKTIMLTGDNEKTAKFIAKQVGIDDVISEVLPYQKSQKVKELQEKDEFVAMVGDGINDSPALAQANVGIAIGNGTDVAIESADIVLIRNDLRDVAGAIALSKVTITNIKENLFWAFFYNVLGIPFAAGIFYAFFNGPKLDPMIAAFAMSFSSVSVLGNALRLKFFKVK; from the coding sequence ATGGCAGAAAAAAACTATACAGTAACTGGGATGAGCTGTGCAGCTTGTGCTAATGCTGTGGAAAAGGCACTTAATAAAAATACGGATATTAGTGCTTCAGTTAATATTGCAACTGAAAAATTGAATATTGAATATGATGAGAAGAAGTATGATTTTGATAAAATTAGGGAAATAGTGGAGTCGGCTGGGTATGGGCTGGTTGAGGATATGACGGAAGATAAAAAGATGGAACTTTATCAGGAAAAAATAACAAGTTTGAAAAATCGATTAATTTTGGCAGTTATTTTTGTTGTTCCACTTTTGTATATTTCGATGGGGCATATGCTTGGGGCGGCACTTCCTGAATTTTTGAATCCTAAAGTAAATGCTTTGAATTTTGCATTGGCACAGTTTGTATTGACTTTGCCTATTATTTATGCTGGAAGAGATTTTTTTTCACATGGATTTAAAAATTTAGTAAGAAAATCTCCAACAATGGATTCGTTAATTGCTATTGGGGCAACAGCGGCGGTACTCTATGGAATTTACGCCACTTTTAGAATTGTAACTGTAGATCCTGAAGCACATATGGATTTATATTATGAATCGGCTGGTACAATTATTACGTTAATTTTATTTGGGAAACTACTGGAGGCAAAAACAAAAGGGCAAACTTCATCGGCAATAAAAAAACTTATCGGACTTCAGCCTAAAAAGGCTAAAATTATTGAAAATGGAGCGGAAAAGGAAGTTCTGATTGAAAACTTGAAAGTTGGAGATATTGTTATTGTGAAGCCGGGAGAAAAAATTGCGGTGGATGGAAGGATTGTGGAAGGGGCGACTTCTGTTGATGAGTCAATGTTGACAGGAGAAAGTTTGCCGGTAAGCAAAAAAGTTGGGGACAAGGTTGTTGGAGGAAGTATTAATAAAAATGGAAGTATTAGATTTGAGGCGACTGAAATTGGTAAAAATACAGTTTTGTCGCAAATTATAAAGCTGGTTGAGGAGGCACAGGGTTCAAAGGCTCCGATTTCTCGAATGGCTGACATTGTGGCGGCATATTTTGTACCGATTGTTATTGGGATTGCGATAATTACAGGGATTGCATGGTTTTTGAGTGGTAGTGGATTGGTTATTGCATTGTCGTTTTTCATCGCTGTACTTGTAATTGCGTGTCCGTGTGCATTGGGACTTGCAACACCTACATCAATAATGGTTGGGACTGGAAAAGGGGCTGAGAACGGTATTCTTATAAAAAGCGGGGAAGCCCTTGAAACAGCACATAAAATTAAAACAGTTGTGTTTGACAAGACTGGTACGATTACGAAAGGAAAGCCTGTACTGACTGATTTGATTGCTTATGGAAATTATAACGAGAATGAATTGTTAAAAATTGCTGCAAGTGTAGAAAATGATTCAGAGCATCCATTGGCAGAAGCAATCGTAAATGAAGCAAAAGAGAAAAATATTGAAATTAAGCCGTATGAAAAATTTAGGGCGATGCCAGGTTACGGTATTCGTGCAACATTTGAAGGCAAGGAAGTGCAAATTGGAAATAGAAAACTTATGGAAAATCGAAAAATTAATGTGGAAATTTCTCAAAAAGATTATGATATTCTGTCGAATGAAGGAAAAACACCAATGTATATTTCAATTGATAACGAATTGGCGGGACTTGTTGCAGTTGCAGATGTTATCAAGGAAACAAGTAAGGAAGCTATAGAAAAACTGAAAAAAATGGGAATCAAGACAATAATGCTAACTGGAGATAACGAAAAAACTGCGAAATTTATCGCAAAACAAGTGGGAATAGATGATGTGATTTCAGAAGTGCTGCCTTATCAGAAATCTCAAAAAGTAAAGGAACTTCAAGAAAAAGATGAATTTGTTGCAATGGTTGGAGACGGAATTAACGATTCACCAGCACTAGCTCAGGCAAACGTTGGAATTGCAATAGGAAATGGAACAGATGTTGCCATAGAATCGGCTGATATTGTCTTAATTAGAAACGATTTGAGAGATGTTGCAGGTGCAATAGCATTAAGTAAAGTGACAATCACAAATATAAAGGAAAATCTGTTTTGGGCATTCTTTTATAATGTACTGGGAATTCCATTTGCCGCTGGAATATTTTACGCATTTTTCAATGGACCAAAATTAGATCCTATGATAGCGGCTTTTGCGATGTCGTTTAGTTCAGTATCAGTTTTGGGAAATGCTTTGAGATTGAAATTTTTTAAAGTTAAATAG